A window from Sphingobacterium hotanense encodes these proteins:
- a CDS encoding IS110 family RNA-guided transposase, translating to MAVSGLPFILDRGCGLDVHKDTVVATIKGSDFDTETKTFLTFTDDLYDLVQWLQSHSITQVAMESTGVYWRPVYAVLEDYFHILLVNARHIKNVPGQKTDKKDSEWISKLLLSGLLKGSFIPAQHIRELRELYRHRRKLIAMRTAEKNRLQNILESANVKLRSVVSDVFGVSAMEMVRSMAKGQSDPLLLASMPRVHWSRNTQN from the coding sequence ATGGCTGTCAGCGGATTACCCTTTATTCTTGATCGTGGCTGTGGACTGGATGTCCATAAAGACACAGTAGTTGCTACCATTAAAGGTAGTGATTTTGATACAGAGACAAAAACCTTCTTAACTTTTACGGATGACCTGTATGATTTAGTGCAATGGCTTCAATCCCATTCCATTACACAGGTTGCCATGGAGAGCACCGGTGTTTACTGGCGACCGGTTTACGCGGTTTTGGAAGATTACTTTCACATTTTGTTGGTCAATGCCCGCCACATCAAGAATGTTCCGGGGCAGAAGACCGATAAGAAGGATAGCGAATGGATCTCCAAACTGCTTCTTTCCGGTCTACTGAAGGGTAGCTTCATTCCAGCACAACATATCCGGGAGCTCAGGGAGCTCTACCGACATAGACGCAAGCTGATCGCGATGCGGACTGCAGAAAAGAACCGGTTGCAGAACATCCTTGAATCTGCCAACGTCAAACTGCGGAGCGTGGTCAGCGACGTATTCGGTGTAAGCGCCATGGAAATGGTCCGATCCATGGCTAAAGGTCAGAGCGATCCTTTGCTGTTGGCAAGCATGCCAAGGGTTCACTGGTCAAGAAACACGCAGAACTGA